One Carbonactinospora thermoautotrophica genomic window, TCGTCCTGGACGAGAACCAGACCGATCGCTGGTGGTTCCTGGAGTGCGACCCCAACGGCCAGTGGGCCTTCGCCCAGGACAAGACCGGGATGCCGATCGCCGCCGCGTTCGCCGACCTCCTCACGGCAGGACGCGCCTGACACCGCGACAGCACCCGCCACGACCGCCCGCGAAAGGCGGCCGTGGCGGGTTCATTTCGCGCGGGCGACCTCGGACAGCGTGCGGTGGGCACCGGCGCGCGAGGTCGACGTTCCCCGACGGCCTTCGACCCACGGTGCCTTCAGTCGGGGGAAACGAGCAGATAATCCCATTACAAAAGCACTTGCCGACAAACATCCCGATTTCGGGAATAGTCTTGACCGAGGTCGCTACCCACGGCAAGACTTATCGCACAACCAGTGAACAGAGGGGGGAGTCATCATGGCGCAGCAGTCCGCGCGCGAAGCGGCCAAGCGTGATGTCCGGACCGCGCAGTCGTCCAAGAAGACGTGGCGTCGGCCGCAGTGGCGGGCGCGGAACGTCCGTACGCACTGCTAGTTCCCATGGTCGCCGGCCATCGCCAACTCAGCCGGCCGCACGTCGTCCACCCTGAGACCGACCGCGTACCTCCCGACACGTTTCCGGGGCAACCTGTTCTGCGCGTGGAGAATTTCTTCCGCCCTGATGTCGCAGACGCGCTGCTCCGCTTCCTAGCGTCCGCTGTCGAGTACGAACGGGTCGAGTACGGGGACCTGACATGTCTGTGGCGTGCGCGAAGACCGCTTGGCGAGGAGTACTTCGGGCCTCTCGTCATGCGGCAAGGGCAAGAACCAGATCCGCTCGCTCTTGATGCTCTGGCGGTGTTCGAGAGCGAGTGGTTTCTGCGCTGGCTGTCTCGTCTTACCTGCGTCGACGTTTGTTTCCTCCGACCGCCTACCCCATACCGCCTTGATCCAGGAGACCGGATCTGCCTGCACGATGACATGTCAGATCCGACGCATGCAGTGTCCGTCGCGCTGAATCTCACACCCGGCTGGCGTGCCGGTGACGGCGGCGAGACGCGGGTAGGCCGAGTGACCGGGAAGTTTCCAGCACCGACTCCTGCCGATTGCCCGATCGACCTGCATCGGTGGGAGGTGGCATCGGACAGCCAACTTCTGGTGCCGGTGTTCAACTCGATCCTGGTTCTGCGCTTGGGATACGAGTTCGCCCACGGGGTCGAGCCCGTCGCCGGCGACCGCTCTCGGTACTCGGTCACTACGATCTACGGCCATGCCCTTGCCTGAGGACGTTTGGGAAGGACAACGAGTGGAAGCTATGAGCAAGATCGCCCTTGCCTCGCACGTGGTCTGCCGGAACACCTCCGGCTCGCTGCGGATGCTGTTCGACCGGGACAAGGGCGTGATGTACGAGCTGAACGAGAGCGCCTCCTCGGTTGTGGGCCTGCTGGCCGAGAGGCCGCAGACGTTGGAGGAGCTGCTCGACGCATTGACGCAGGAGTACGACGCCCCACGCAACGTGCTCGCCGAGGACGTCGCGCTGCTCATCGAGGACTTCCGCAACGCCGGGTTAGTCGAGGTCGAGACGGTCAACCGAGAGGCCTGACATGCTCACGGCGGAGGACTACCAGCTTCCCGAGCTCAAGATCCCGATCTTGGTGCAGCTCGGCCTCACGTACCGGTGCAACCTGAAATGTTCGCACTGCTACGCCCTCTACCGAAGAGACCGCGACGAGTTCACGTTCGATGAGGTCGAGCGCCTGACGGACGAGCTGTGCCAGGCGGGAAGCTGTTCGCTGGTGTATTCGCACGGCGAGAACATGATCCGCCGCGATTTTCACGACATCGCCGCCTTGTTCCGGGACCGCGGCTTCTACCAGACCCTGATGCTCAACGGGTACTACGTCCGCTCAGCCGAGGACGCCGTCCGGCTGAAGGAAGCGGGTATCAACCGCGCGATGGTGTCGCTCGACAGCACCGACCCCGCCACCCACGACCGGGTCCGCGGCCGCCAAGGCGCCTTCCAGACCGCGGTACGGGCGTTGGCGCTGCTGAAGGAGGCGGGAGTTCCCACGGTCGGCTTTTCCACAACGATCGACACGCACAACTATGCCGACGTGGAGAAGATCGCGGCGTTCGCGGCCGAGCTGGGCGTGGACGCGGTGAGCTTCATGCAGAACCGCTACAACCGCAAGAACGTCTTCGACCGTTCGGTCTGGCCGCGCTACCGGGATGTATGCGCCCGGCTGTATGAGCTGATCCTGCGCTATCGCGGCCGCCTCGATGTCTACACCCACGACCCGTTCATGCTCACCCTGCTCGACGAGCGGCTGGACGATCCGCAGGAGCGAGCCGACTTCATCGGCGCGAACCTGTGCAACGTCGGAACGAGCATGGTCTCCATCGACCCGGTCGGGAACGTGACGGGATGCAACTTCATCGAGGAGACGGTCGGCAACGTCCGCGAGGAGCCCTTCGCCGTGATCTGGGAGCGGCTGGTCGACCGGTACTCCGACGCCAAGGAGCCGCCCACCGGACCGTGCGTCAGCTGCTCGGTGTCGGGCTCGTGCATGGGCGGGTGCAAGGCGTTCCACTACAGCGGCAAGTACGACGAGCGGTGCGGTGCCCAGCGGTTCGGCGACGACCAGCCGCACGGGTTGCCCACGTCCCAGGTCACGATCAGCGCGCCAGAGCCGCAGCGCGCCCCTGGCGTGTTCTTGGGGATGCCGCGTCCCAGGGCACGGTCAACGCGGGGGAAGTAGGGGCGATGCGCGTCTTGTTCGTCAATCCGCACTACACCTACGACCCCTTCACCCTGCTGCTGCATCCGTCCCTCGCCTACGGCTACATGGCCAACCAGCTCAAGGCGAGAGGCCACGACGTCGTCCACGCCGACCTGCCCTTCGAGGGGAACTCTCCGGAGCGGGTCGTGGATTATCTGGAGGACTACCGCCCGGACATCGTGGGCGTGACCTGCGTGGCCCAGAGCTACTACCACGCCCTTCAGATCGCGCAGGTCGTAAAGTCCTGGAACCAGACGCTTCCTGTCGTCTTCGGGGGACCGCACGTGTCGTTCATCCCGTCCGAGTGTCTGGAGCGGCATCGGTGTGTGGACTTCGTGCTGCTCTTCGACGCCGAGCACAGCATGGCTGACTTGGTCGACGTCCTCGCCGCTGGTGGTGAGCCAGCCGGCCTGCGCAAGGTGCCGGGACTCGCCTACCGGGAAGGGCCGGCGGTACGGGTCACAGCGCCGGAGCCTCCCGCGAGCGACCTGGACCAGTACGGGATCCCCGACCGGTCGATCTTCGACATGGAGCGGTACCGGCGCTACGACTACGAGACCGTGGTGATGACTGCCCGCGGCTGCCCGAGCCGGTGCGCGTTCTGCTCCACCACGGCGGCCGGACGCGCGGCGCGCTGGCACAGCCCCCGTCACGTGGTCGACGAGATGGAGCAGGTCATCGAGCTGGGGTTTGAGTCCATCTTCTTCGGGGACGACACGTTCTCCGGCAACCCCCGCCGCGCGATCGAGATCTGCGCCGAGATCAAGCGTCGCGGCATCGACATCCCTTGGACGAGCAACATGCGCGCCCAGGACGCGCGGCCGGAGGTGCTCGACGCGATGCGCGAGGCCGGCGCCTACCGCGTCTTCGTCGGGTTCGAATCCATCCAGACCCACACCCTGCACCTCGTGAAGAAGGGCACCTCGCCGGAGCGGCTGTACAAGACCGCACGTCGGATCATGGCCCACGGGCTGGAGCTGCATGCCTCGTTCATCGTCGGCGCGCCAGGAGACACCCACGAAAGCCTGGCCGCTACCCTGGACTACATCCGCATCGTCAATCCGACGATCGCGACGTTCAACGTCATGGAGCCTCGGCCGGGCACGGACGTCTACCACAATCCCGCCAAGTACGGGATCACCATCCCCAATCCCTACTGGTACGAGACCACAGACTGGCTGGACCTGCCGGTTTGCCACACCGAGACACTCACGCAGGAGGAGATCCGTTCCTGGGTGCATCGCTGCTACGAGGAGTTCTGCAGCGCCGACTTCCGCTCGGAGGAGAAGATGTCGGCGCTCGAACCCGTGCGAGCCGCCTGGGACGCCGCGGCGGAATCCGTCCAGCGGCACCTGCCACTCCTGCCGGCGTGAGCAGCCGAGGATGAGCGCCCTCCGCGTCGGCATCATCGGCACCGGCCTGGCCGCCAACTCGCACGCCTTCGACATCCTCTCCAGCGACGATCTGGAACTCGCCGCGGTGTGCTCCCGGCGCCCGGAGCGCGCCGTTTCGTTCGCGGCGCGATTCGGCGCCGAGCATGTTTTCGCCTCTGTTGAGGAGATGCTTCGGTCCGGGGCGTGTGAGGCGGTTGTCGTGGCGGTGCCGCCACAGGTCGTCCTGGAGATCTCCCGGGCGGTCCTGGGGTACGGGTATCCGGCGCTTGTCGAGAAGCCGGTCGCGACCTCGACGCAGGCCCTCGACAAGCTGGCGGCTCTCGCCGAAGCCTCAGGAGCGCCGGCGGTGGTCTGCTTCAACCGGCGGTACCAGCGGCATGTGCGCGCGGCGGTGGAGGCCGTGAGGGCGGGAACCATCGGGTCCGTGCGCCGCTTCGCGGCCCGCTGGGTCGGCCCCTACGCCAGCCGGTATGCCGCCGACGCGCCGACCTACCGATCCCAGGCACGGAACCGCCACGGGCTGTTGCCGGACACCGGCAGCCATATCCTCGACCTGCTCGTCTGGGCTCTCGACACTCCCTTGACCGTCGAGAACTGCGTCCTGAACCGCAACGAGCGCGGCGCGGATGTCGGCTTCACCGTCACGCTGCGCCTCGGCACCCAGGTACGCGCCTGCATCAGGGCCAGCGACGAAGCCAACCAGCGGACTGAGCAGCGCCGGGTCGAGTTCGAAGCCGACCACGGGGCGATCGTCGTGGGCGACGACGGCACCGCCATCACGACCAGCGACCGCACGGAGTGGATTCCTGCCGAGGAGACCCACCGACCCGTGGACGACCTGGTCGCGCTTC contains:
- a CDS encoding 2OG-Fe(II) oxygenase, with amino-acid sequence MENFFRPDVADALLRFLASAVEYERVEYGDLTCLWRARRPLGEEYFGPLVMRQGQEPDPLALDALAVFESEWFLRWLSRLTCVDVCFLRPPTPYRLDPGDRICLHDDMSDPTHAVSVALNLTPGWRAGDGGETRVGRVTGKFPAPTPADCPIDLHRWEVASDSQLLVPVFNSILVLRLGYEFAHGVEPVAGDRSRYSVTTIYGHALA
- a CDS encoding PqqD family protein, which gives rise to MSKIALASHVVCRNTSGSLRMLFDRDKGVMYELNESASSVVGLLAERPQTLEELLDALTQEYDAPRNVLAEDVALLIEDFRNAGLVEVETVNREA
- a CDS encoding radical SAM/SPASM domain-containing protein; translated protein: MLTAEDYQLPELKIPILVQLGLTYRCNLKCSHCYALYRRDRDEFTFDEVERLTDELCQAGSCSLVYSHGENMIRRDFHDIAALFRDRGFYQTLMLNGYYVRSAEDAVRLKEAGINRAMVSLDSTDPATHDRVRGRQGAFQTAVRALALLKEAGVPTVGFSTTIDTHNYADVEKIAAFAAELGVDAVSFMQNRYNRKNVFDRSVWPRYRDVCARLYELILRYRGRLDVYTHDPFMLTLLDERLDDPQERADFIGANLCNVGTSMVSIDPVGNVTGCNFIEETVGNVREEPFAVIWERLVDRYSDAKEPPTGPCVSCSVSGSCMGGCKAFHYSGKYDERCGAQRFGDDQPHGLPTSQVTISAPEPQRAPGVFLGMPRPRARSTRGK
- a CDS encoding B12-binding domain-containing radical SAM protein, producing MRVLFVNPHYTYDPFTLLLHPSLAYGYMANQLKARGHDVVHADLPFEGNSPERVVDYLEDYRPDIVGVTCVAQSYYHALQIAQVVKSWNQTLPVVFGGPHVSFIPSECLERHRCVDFVLLFDAEHSMADLVDVLAAGGEPAGLRKVPGLAYREGPAVRVTAPEPPASDLDQYGIPDRSIFDMERYRRYDYETVVMTARGCPSRCAFCSTTAAGRAARWHSPRHVVDEMEQVIELGFESIFFGDDTFSGNPRRAIEICAEIKRRGIDIPWTSNMRAQDARPEVLDAMREAGAYRVFVGFESIQTHTLHLVKKGTSPERLYKTARRIMAHGLELHASFIVGAPGDTHESLAATLDYIRIVNPTIATFNVMEPRPGTDVYHNPAKYGITIPNPYWYETTDWLDLPVCHTETLTQEEIRSWVHRCYEEFCSADFRSEEKMSALEPVRAAWDAAAESVQRHLPLLPA
- a CDS encoding Gfo/Idh/MocA family protein; translation: MSALRVGIIGTGLAANSHAFDILSSDDLELAAVCSRRPERAVSFAARFGAEHVFASVEEMLRSGACEAVVVAVPPQVVLEISRAVLGYGYPALVEKPVATSTQALDKLAALAEASGAPAVVCFNRRYQRHVRAAVEAVRAGTIGSVRRFAARWVGPYASRYAADAPTYRSQARNRHGLLPDTGSHILDLLVWALDTPLTVENCVLNRNERGADVGFTVTLRLGTQVRACIRASDEANQRTEQRRVEFEADHGAIVVGDDGTAITTSDRTEWIPAEETHRPVDDLVALHHGEPVLGATLHDALRISRLLVEAYDCAGASGVKRWGRPRFKPWGRLNGSC